From the genome of Globicephala melas chromosome 11, mGloMel1.2, whole genome shotgun sequence, one region includes:
- the LSMEM2 gene encoding leucine-rich single-pass membrane protein 2, whose amino-acid sequence MPLLPLLSPCCRSTPSRREGMTCWLNQPHAAPADTVAPTRSRAPLAPNHVQEVRLHRVESISDLHSGGSLWPYLAEEAQPWDELLGILRPPMCTQTGCSPVHSRGSFLLLLALLVLTCLALAVLAVYLSVLQSESLRVLAHTLQTQEEMLLKLRLTSLSQLRRLNSSEARAPS is encoded by the exons CCATCTAGAAGGGAGGGCATGACCTGCTGGCTGAATCAGCCCCACGCTGCCCCTGCAGACACCGTGGCACCGACAAGGAGCAGGGCACCACTGGCTCCTAATCATGTGCAGGAGGTTCGCCTACACCGGGTGGAGTCCATCAGCGATCTACACAGTGGAG GTTCACTGTGGCCCTACCTGGCCGAGGAGGCACAGCCATGGGATGAGCTGCTGGGCATCCTGCGTCCACCGATGTGCACCCAGACCGGCTGCAGCCCCGTGCACAGCCGCGGCAGCTTCCTGCTGCTGCTTGCACTGCTCGTGCTCACCTGCCTGGCGTTGGCTGTCCTGGCCGTCTACCTGAGTG TGCTGCAGAGCGAATCCCTACGCGTTCTGGCACACACACTGCAAACGCAGGAGGAAATGCTGCTCAAACTCCGGCTCACCAGCCTCAGCCAGCTGCGGAGGCTCAACTCGAGTGAGGCCCGAGCACCCAGTTGA
- the IFRD2 gene encoding interferon-related developmental regulator 2 isoform X4: protein MPRARKGSAPRRGGKRSGGGTRSSTQADSGSSEDEAASEARSTTSECPSLLSTAAEESFGGDAVDEQGQQEDLEEKLKEYVDCLTDKSAKTRQGALESLRLALAAHLLPDFLLERRLTLADALEKCLKKGKGEEQALAAAVLGLLCIQLGPGPKGEELFHSLQPLLVSVLSDSTASPAARLHCASALGLGCYVAATDVQAWALLLTICPSAHISRILDRQLPRLPQLLSSESVNLRMAAGETIALLFELTRDLEEDFVYKDMEALCSALRTLATDSNKYRAKADRRRQRSTFRAVLHSVEGGECEEETVRFGLEVLYVDSWARRRVYAAFKDALGSGMHHHLQNNELLRDIFGLGPVLVLDATALKACKISRFEKHLYNAAAFKARTKARSRVRDKRADIL from the exons GTACCCGGAGCAGTACCCAAGCTGACTCAGGTTCCAGTGAGGATGAGGCAGCCAGTGAGGCCCGCAGCACCACCAGTGAATGTCCCAGCCTCCTTAGCACCGCAGCAGAGGAAAGCTTTG GGGGGGATGCCGTGGATGAGCAGGGTCAGCAGGAAGACCTTGAGGAGAAGTTGAAGGAATATGTGGACTGCCTCACAGACAAGAG TGCCAAGACCCGGCAGGGTGCTCTTGAGAGCCTGCGTCTGGCCCTAGCAGCGCACCTACTCCCCGACTTCTTGCTGGAGCGCCGCCTCACACTGGCTGATGCCTTGGAAAAGTGCCTCAAGAAAG GGAAGGGCGAGGAACAGGCCCTTGCCGCTGCTGTGCTAGGCCTGCTGTGCATTCAGCTGGGTCCTGGACCCAAGGGTGAGGAGTTATTCCACAGCCTGCAGCCCCTGCTGGTCTCTGTGCTCAGTGACAGCACAGCTAGCCCTGCTGCCCGGCTCCAC TGCGCTTCTGCTCTTGGCCTGGGCTGCTACGTGGCTGCCACCGATGTACAG GCCTGGGCCTTGCTACTCACCATCTGCCCCAGCGCCCATATCAGCCGCATCCTGGACAG gcagCTGCCCCGGCTGCCCCAGCTCTTGTCCAGTGAAAGTGTGAACCTGCGGATGGCTGCCGGCGAGACCATCGCATTGCTCTTTGAGCTCACCCGGGACCTTGAG GAGGACTTTGTTTACAAGGACATGGAGGCCCTCTGCAGCGCGCTGCGCACTCTGGCCACTGACAGCAACAAGTATCGGGCCAAGGCTGACCGCCGGCGCCAACGCTCTACCTTCCGGGCCGTGCTGCACTCTGTTGAG GGCGGCGAGTGTGAGGAGGAGACAGTCCGCTTCGGGCTCGAGGTGCTCTATGTGGACAGCTGGGCTCGGCGCCGGGTCTATGCTGCCTTCAAGGACGCGCTGGGTTCCGGCATGCACCACCACCTCCAG AACAACGAGCTACTCCGTGACATCTTTGGTCTGGGCCCTGTGCTGGTGCTGGATGCCACTGCCCTGAAGGCCTGCAAAATCTCACGTTTTGAGAAG CACCTGTACAACGCTGCTGCCTTCAAAGCCAGGACCAAGGCGCGCAGCCGCGTGCGGGACAAGCGGGCAGACATCCTGTGA
- the IFRD2 gene encoding interferon-related developmental regulator 2 isoform X3, whose protein sequence is MPRARKGSAPRRGGKRSGGGTRSSTQADSGSSEDEAASEARSTTSECPSLLSTAAEESFGGDAVDEQGQQEDLEEKLKEYVDCLTDKSAKTRQGALESLRLALAAHLLPDFLLERRLTLADALEKCLKKGKGEEQALAAAVLGLLCIQLGPGPKGEELFHSLQPLLVSVLSDSTASPAARLHCASALGLGCYVAATDVQDLVSCLTCLEGIFSRSCGVGGSTAPVVPVSLQGLLCAALQAWALLLTICPSAHISRILDRQLPRLPQLLSSESVNLRMAAGETIALLFELTRDLEEDFVYKDMEALCSALRTLATDSNKYRAKADRRRQRSTFRAVLHSVEGGECEEETVRFGLEVLYVDSWARRRVYAAFKDALGSGMHHHLQNNELLRDIFGLGPVLVLDATALKACKISRFEKHLYNAAAFKARTKARSRVRDKRADIL, encoded by the exons GTACCCGGAGCAGTACCCAAGCTGACTCAGGTTCCAGTGAGGATGAGGCAGCCAGTGAGGCCCGCAGCACCACCAGTGAATGTCCCAGCCTCCTTAGCACCGCAGCAGAGGAAAGCTTTG GGGGGGATGCCGTGGATGAGCAGGGTCAGCAGGAAGACCTTGAGGAGAAGTTGAAGGAATATGTGGACTGCCTCACAGACAAGAG TGCCAAGACCCGGCAGGGTGCTCTTGAGAGCCTGCGTCTGGCCCTAGCAGCGCACCTACTCCCCGACTTCTTGCTGGAGCGCCGCCTCACACTGGCTGATGCCTTGGAAAAGTGCCTCAAGAAAG GGAAGGGCGAGGAACAGGCCCTTGCCGCTGCTGTGCTAGGCCTGCTGTGCATTCAGCTGGGTCCTGGACCCAAGGGTGAGGAGTTATTCCACAGCCTGCAGCCCCTGCTGGTCTCTGTGCTCAGTGACAGCACAGCTAGCCCTGCTGCCCGGCTCCAC TGCGCTTCTGCTCTTGGCCTGGGCTGCTACGTGGCTGCCACCGATGTACAG GACCTGGTCTCCTGCCTCACCTGCTTGGAAGGCATTTTCAGCCGGTCCTGTGGTGTGGGTGGCTCCACAGCCCCAGTGGTCCCTGTCAGCCTTCAGGGCTTGCTCTGTGCTGCCCTGCAGGCCTGGGCCTTGCTACTCACCATCTGCCCCAGCGCCCATATCAGCCGCATCCTGGACAG gcagCTGCCCCGGCTGCCCCAGCTCTTGTCCAGTGAAAGTGTGAACCTGCGGATGGCTGCCGGCGAGACCATCGCATTGCTCTTTGAGCTCACCCGGGACCTTGAG GAGGACTTTGTTTACAAGGACATGGAGGCCCTCTGCAGCGCGCTGCGCACTCTGGCCACTGACAGCAACAAGTATCGGGCCAAGGCTGACCGCCGGCGCCAACGCTCTACCTTCCGGGCCGTGCTGCACTCTGTTGAG GGCGGCGAGTGTGAGGAGGAGACAGTCCGCTTCGGGCTCGAGGTGCTCTATGTGGACAGCTGGGCTCGGCGCCGGGTCTATGCTGCCTTCAAGGACGCGCTGGGTTCCGGCATGCACCACCACCTCCAG AACAACGAGCTACTCCGTGACATCTTTGGTCTGGGCCCTGTGCTGGTGCTGGATGCCACTGCCCTGAAGGCCTGCAAAATCTCACGTTTTGAGAAG CACCTGTACAACGCTGCTGCCTTCAAAGCCAGGACCAAGGCGCGCAGCCGCGTGCGGGACAAGCGGGCAGACATCCTGTGA
- the IFRD2 gene encoding interferon-related developmental regulator 2 isoform X2, with protein MPRARKGSAPRRGGKRSGGGTRSSTQADSGSSEDEAASEARSTTSECPSLLSTAAEESFGGDAVDEQGQQEDLEEKLKEYVDCLTDKSAKTRQGALESLRLALAAHLLPDFLLERRLTLADALEKCLKKGKGEEQALAAAVLGLLCIQLGPGPKGEELFHSLQPLLVSVLSDSTASPAARLHQCASALGLGCYVAATDVQDLVSCLTCLEGIFSRSCGVGGSTAPVVPVSLQGLLCAALQAWALLLTICPSAHISRILDRQLPRLPQLLSSESVNLRMAAGETIALLFELTRDLEEDFVYKDMEALCSALRTLATDSNKYRAKADRRRQRSTFRAVLHSVEGGECEEETVRFGLEVLYVDSWARRRVYAAFKDALGSGMHHHLQNNELLRDIFGLGPVLVLDATALKACKISRFEKHLYNAAAFKARTKARSRVRDKRADIL; from the exons GTACCCGGAGCAGTACCCAAGCTGACTCAGGTTCCAGTGAGGATGAGGCAGCCAGTGAGGCCCGCAGCACCACCAGTGAATGTCCCAGCCTCCTTAGCACCGCAGCAGAGGAAAGCTTTG GGGGGGATGCCGTGGATGAGCAGGGTCAGCAGGAAGACCTTGAGGAGAAGTTGAAGGAATATGTGGACTGCCTCACAGACAAGAG TGCCAAGACCCGGCAGGGTGCTCTTGAGAGCCTGCGTCTGGCCCTAGCAGCGCACCTACTCCCCGACTTCTTGCTGGAGCGCCGCCTCACACTGGCTGATGCCTTGGAAAAGTGCCTCAAGAAAG GGAAGGGCGAGGAACAGGCCCTTGCCGCTGCTGTGCTAGGCCTGCTGTGCATTCAGCTGGGTCCTGGACCCAAGGGTGAGGAGTTATTCCACAGCCTGCAGCCCCTGCTGGTCTCTGTGCTCAGTGACAGCACAGCTAGCCCTGCTGCCCGGCTCCAC CAGTGCGCTTCTGCTCTTGGCCTGGGCTGCTACGTGGCTGCCACCGATGTACAG GACCTGGTCTCCTGCCTCACCTGCTTGGAAGGCATTTTCAGCCGGTCCTGTGGTGTGGGTGGCTCCACAGCCCCAGTGGTCCCTGTCAGCCTTCAGGGCTTGCTCTGTGCTGCCCTGCAGGCCTGGGCCTTGCTACTCACCATCTGCCCCAGCGCCCATATCAGCCGCATCCTGGACAG gcagCTGCCCCGGCTGCCCCAGCTCTTGTCCAGTGAAAGTGTGAACCTGCGGATGGCTGCCGGCGAGACCATCGCATTGCTCTTTGAGCTCACCCGGGACCTTGAG GAGGACTTTGTTTACAAGGACATGGAGGCCCTCTGCAGCGCGCTGCGCACTCTGGCCACTGACAGCAACAAGTATCGGGCCAAGGCTGACCGCCGGCGCCAACGCTCTACCTTCCGGGCCGTGCTGCACTCTGTTGAG GGCGGCGAGTGTGAGGAGGAGACAGTCCGCTTCGGGCTCGAGGTGCTCTATGTGGACAGCTGGGCTCGGCGCCGGGTCTATGCTGCCTTCAAGGACGCGCTGGGTTCCGGCATGCACCACCACCTCCAG AACAACGAGCTACTCCGTGACATCTTTGGTCTGGGCCCTGTGCTGGTGCTGGATGCCACTGCCCTGAAGGCCTGCAAAATCTCACGTTTTGAGAAG CACCTGTACAACGCTGCTGCCTTCAAAGCCAGGACCAAGGCGCGCAGCCGCGTGCGGGACAAGCGGGCAGACATCCTGTGA
- the IFRD2 gene encoding interferon-related developmental regulator 2 isoform X1 produces MPRARKGSAPRRGGKRSGGGTRSSTQADSGSSEDEAASEARSTTSECPSLLSTAAEESFGGDAVDEQGQQEDLEEKLKEYVDCLTDKSAKTRQGALESLRLALAAHLLPDFLLERRLTLADALEKCLKKGKGEEQALAAAVLGLLCIQLGPGPKGEELFHSLQPLLVSVLSDSTASPAARLHVSVPCPVTPFLHLIPKQRHGFHLPLGSPAPRVSPVAGNPGSPSDHGLALPSSQQCASALGLGCYVAATDVQDLVSCLTCLEGIFSRSCGVGGSTAPVVPVSLQGLLCAALQAWALLLTICPSAHISRILDRQLPRLPQLLSSESVNLRMAAGETIALLFELTRDLEEDFVYKDMEALCSALRTLATDSNKYRAKADRRRQRSTFRAVLHSVEGGECEEETVRFGLEVLYVDSWARRRVYAAFKDALGSGMHHHLQNNELLRDIFGLGPVLVLDATALKACKISRFEKHLYNAAAFKARTKARSRVRDKRADIL; encoded by the exons GTACCCGGAGCAGTACCCAAGCTGACTCAGGTTCCAGTGAGGATGAGGCAGCCAGTGAGGCCCGCAGCACCACCAGTGAATGTCCCAGCCTCCTTAGCACCGCAGCAGAGGAAAGCTTTG GGGGGGATGCCGTGGATGAGCAGGGTCAGCAGGAAGACCTTGAGGAGAAGTTGAAGGAATATGTGGACTGCCTCACAGACAAGAG TGCCAAGACCCGGCAGGGTGCTCTTGAGAGCCTGCGTCTGGCCCTAGCAGCGCACCTACTCCCCGACTTCTTGCTGGAGCGCCGCCTCACACTGGCTGATGCCTTGGAAAAGTGCCTCAAGAAAG GGAAGGGCGAGGAACAGGCCCTTGCCGCTGCTGTGCTAGGCCTGCTGTGCATTCAGCTGGGTCCTGGACCCAAGGGTGAGGAGTTATTCCACAGCCTGCAGCCCCTGCTGGTCTCTGTGCTCAGTGACAGCACAGCTAGCCCTGCTGCCCGGCTCCACGTGAGTGTTCCTTGCCCTGTGACACCCTTCCTTCACCTAATCCCTAAGCAGAGACACGGGTTCCACCTGCCTCTAGGCTCCCCTGCTCCAAGGGTGAGCCCCGTGGCTGGGAACCCAGGCTCACCCTCTGACCACGGCCTGGCTTTGCCCTCCTCCCAGCAGTGCGCTTCTGCTCTTGGCCTGGGCTGCTACGTGGCTGCCACCGATGTACAG GACCTGGTCTCCTGCCTCACCTGCTTGGAAGGCATTTTCAGCCGGTCCTGTGGTGTGGGTGGCTCCACAGCCCCAGTGGTCCCTGTCAGCCTTCAGGGCTTGCTCTGTGCTGCCCTGCAGGCCTGGGCCTTGCTACTCACCATCTGCCCCAGCGCCCATATCAGCCGCATCCTGGACAG gcagCTGCCCCGGCTGCCCCAGCTCTTGTCCAGTGAAAGTGTGAACCTGCGGATGGCTGCCGGCGAGACCATCGCATTGCTCTTTGAGCTCACCCGGGACCTTGAG GAGGACTTTGTTTACAAGGACATGGAGGCCCTCTGCAGCGCGCTGCGCACTCTGGCCACTGACAGCAACAAGTATCGGGCCAAGGCTGACCGCCGGCGCCAACGCTCTACCTTCCGGGCCGTGCTGCACTCTGTTGAG GGCGGCGAGTGTGAGGAGGAGACAGTCCGCTTCGGGCTCGAGGTGCTCTATGTGGACAGCTGGGCTCGGCGCCGGGTCTATGCTGCCTTCAAGGACGCGCTGGGTTCCGGCATGCACCACCACCTCCAG AACAACGAGCTACTCCGTGACATCTTTGGTCTGGGCCCTGTGCTGGTGCTGGATGCCACTGCCCTGAAGGCCTGCAAAATCTCACGTTTTGAGAAG CACCTGTACAACGCTGCTGCCTTCAAAGCCAGGACCAAGGCGCGCAGCCGCGTGCGGGACAAGCGGGCAGACATCCTGTGA